In Planctomycetota bacterium, one genomic interval encodes:
- a CDS encoding D-glycerate dehydrogenase, whose amino-acid sequence MPQIYVTYPIPGPGIELLRESAHDLIVNPVERFLSTDELHRAIAGCAGVLTQLRDKVDGAFFEAAGPGLKVVSNYAVGFNNIDVAEAERRGVTVCNTPGVLTDATADIAWALLMGIARRVSEGDRMVREGRWTGWNPHQLLGSDIAGRTLAIIGAGRIGYAMAKRSIGWDMPLLYVARHDKREFDRLGARRVELDQALSEADFVSIHVPLSEATHHLIDARRLALMKPTAYLINTARGPVVDEQALVKALQAGQIAGAGLDVYEREPELEQGLAACDNALLLPHLGSATHQTRAAMSDIAARNLLCVLHGDPPPHKVSITTSV is encoded by the coding sequence GTGCCGCAGATTTACGTCACTTATCCCATCCCCGGTCCGGGCATCGAGCTGCTGCGCGAATCGGCGCACGATTTGATCGTCAACCCCGTCGAGCGGTTCCTGAGCACCGATGAGCTGCACCGGGCGATCGCCGGGTGCGCCGGCGTGCTGACGCAGTTGCGTGACAAGGTCGATGGGGCGTTTTTCGAGGCGGCGGGGCCGGGCCTGAAGGTGGTCAGCAACTACGCCGTGGGCTTCAACAACATTGATGTGGCGGAAGCGGAGCGGCGGGGGGTGACGGTCTGCAACACGCCCGGCGTGCTGACGGACGCCACGGCCGACATCGCCTGGGCCCTGCTCATGGGCATCGCCCGGCGGGTCAGCGAAGGCGATCGCATGGTGCGGGAAGGGCGGTGGACCGGGTGGAACCCCCATCAACTGCTCGGCTCGGACATCGCCGGGCGAACGCTGGCGATCATCGGCGCGGGGCGGATCGGGTATGCCATGGCCAAGCGGTCCATCGGCTGGGACATGCCGCTGCTATACGTCGCCCGACATGACAAGCGGGAGTTCGACCGGCTCGGCGCCCGCCGCGTCGAGCTCGATCAGGCGCTATCGGAGGCGGACTTCGTGTCGATTCATGTGCCGCTTTCGGAGGCGACGCACCACCTGATCGATGCGCGTCGATTGGCGTTGATGAAGCCCACTGCCTATTTAATCAACACCGCTCGCGGGCCCGTTGTCGATGAGCAGGCACTCGTCAAAGCACTACAGGCGGGGCAGATCGCGGGGGCGGGGCTCGATGTATATGAACGGGAACCTGAGCTTGAGCAGGGGCTTGCGGCTTGCGACAATGCGCTTCTGCTCCCCCATCTCGGGTCGGCGACCCATCAGACCCGCGCGGCGATGAGCGACATCGCGGCCCGGAATTTGCTTTG